In Rana temporaria chromosome 3, aRanTem1.1, whole genome shotgun sequence, a single window of DNA contains:
- the KLHDC10 gene encoding kelch domain-containing protein 10 isoform X2 translates to MMAAEAGGGEPLVRFVKLSGRAAGRRSPPARSGHRCVADNTNLYVFGGYNPDYDESGGPENEDYPLFRELWRYHFATGTWHQMGTDGYMPRELASMSLVLHGYNLLVFGGTGIPFGESNGNDVHVCNVKYKRWEKLNCEGKKPNRIYGQAMAIINGFLYVFGGTTGYIYSTDLHRLDLSTREWVQLKPNNPPGDLPEERYRHEIAHDSQRIYVLGGGTSWTAYSLDKIHAYNFETNTWEEIPTKPHENLGFPAARRCHSCVQIKHEVFICGGYNGEVILGDLWKLNLLSFQWTKLLAIMPEPAYFHCAAVTPAGCMYIHGGVVNIQQNKRTGSLFKIWLVVPSLLELCWENLLKHFPQLAHLPTNQLLQLGLSQGLIERLK, encoded by the exons GTCGGAGGTCACCCCCTGCAAGAAGTGGGCACCGGTGTGTGGCAGATAATACAAATTTATATGTGTTTGGTGGGTATAATCCAGACTATGACGAATCAGGCGGCCCAGAAAATGAAGACTACCCTCTCTTTAGAGAACTTTGGCGATACCATTTTGCAACAGGAACATGGCATCAAATGGGTACAGATGGCTATATGCCAAGAGAACTTGCATCCATGTCAT TGGTTTTACATGGCTACAACCTCCTGGTGTTTGGAGGCACAGGCATCCCATTCGGTGAGAGCAATGGTAATGATGTTCATGTCTGTAATGTGAAGTATAAGAGATGGGAAAAGCTCAACTGCGAAGGAAAGAAACCCAACCGTATATATGGGCAG GCAATGGCAATTATTAATGGTTTTCTATATGTATTTGGAGGGACAACTGGTTATATCTACAGTACTGATCTACACAGGCTAGATCTCTCAACCAGAGAATGGGTTCAGCTGAAACCAAACAACCCACCAGGCGACCTGCCAGAGGAAAG GTATAGACATGAAATTGCACATGATAGTCAGAGGATCTATGTTCTGGGTGGTGGCACATCTTGGACTGCATATTCATTGGATAAG ATCCACGCTTATAATTTTGAAACGAATACCTGGGAGGAAATTCCTACCAAACCACATGAAAATCTAg GTTTTCCAGCTGCCAGAAGATGTCATAGTTGTGTCCAAATAAAACATG aagtGTTTATTTGTGGTGGTTACAATGGAGAGGTGATCTTGGGAGATCTGTGGAAGCTGAACTTGCTGTCATTTCAGTGGACAAAGCTCCTTGCTATAATGCCCGAGCCAgcctacttccactgtgcagcagTTACCCCG gctgGCTGTATGTATATCCATGGAGGTGTAGTTAATATCCAACAAAACAAGCGGACTGGATCCTTGTTTAAAATCTGGCTGGTAGTCCCCAGCCTCTTAGAACTGTGTTGGGAAAACTTGCTGAAACATTTCCCCCAGCTTGCTCACCTTcccaccaatcagcttctacagcTTGGACTGTCACAGGGGCTAATTGAGAGGTTAAAATAA
- the KLHDC10 gene encoding kelch domain-containing protein 10 isoform X1, with protein MMAAEAGGGEPLVRFVKLSGRAAGSKKKVRWFPVRRLFTQSCPSIRIPSRFLREGRRSPPARSGHRCVADNTNLYVFGGYNPDYDESGGPENEDYPLFRELWRYHFATGTWHQMGTDGYMPRELASMSLVLHGYNLLVFGGTGIPFGESNGNDVHVCNVKYKRWEKLNCEGKKPNRIYGQAMAIINGFLYVFGGTTGYIYSTDLHRLDLSTREWVQLKPNNPPGDLPEERYRHEIAHDSQRIYVLGGGTSWTAYSLDKIHAYNFETNTWEEIPTKPHENLGFPAARRCHSCVQIKHEVFICGGYNGEVILGDLWKLNLLSFQWTKLLAIMPEPAYFHCAAVTPAGCMYIHGGVVNIQQNKRTGSLFKIWLVVPSLLELCWENLLKHFPQLAHLPTNQLLQLGLSQGLIERLK; from the exons GCTCTAAGAAGAAGGTACGCTGGTTTCCCGTTAGGCGACTCTTCACTCAGTCCTGTCCCAGCATCAGGATTCCTAGCAGGTTTTTAAGAGAAG GTCGGAGGTCACCCCCTGCAAGAAGTGGGCACCGGTGTGTGGCAGATAATACAAATTTATATGTGTTTGGTGGGTATAATCCAGACTATGACGAATCAGGCGGCCCAGAAAATGAAGACTACCCTCTCTTTAGAGAACTTTGGCGATACCATTTTGCAACAGGAACATGGCATCAAATGGGTACAGATGGCTATATGCCAAGAGAACTTGCATCCATGTCAT TGGTTTTACATGGCTACAACCTCCTGGTGTTTGGAGGCACAGGCATCCCATTCGGTGAGAGCAATGGTAATGATGTTCATGTCTGTAATGTGAAGTATAAGAGATGGGAAAAGCTCAACTGCGAAGGAAAGAAACCCAACCGTATATATGGGCAG GCAATGGCAATTATTAATGGTTTTCTATATGTATTTGGAGGGACAACTGGTTATATCTACAGTACTGATCTACACAGGCTAGATCTCTCAACCAGAGAATGGGTTCAGCTGAAACCAAACAACCCACCAGGCGACCTGCCAGAGGAAAG GTATAGACATGAAATTGCACATGATAGTCAGAGGATCTATGTTCTGGGTGGTGGCACATCTTGGACTGCATATTCATTGGATAAG ATCCACGCTTATAATTTTGAAACGAATACCTGGGAGGAAATTCCTACCAAACCACATGAAAATCTAg GTTTTCCAGCTGCCAGAAGATGTCATAGTTGTGTCCAAATAAAACATG aagtGTTTATTTGTGGTGGTTACAATGGAGAGGTGATCTTGGGAGATCTGTGGAAGCTGAACTTGCTGTCATTTCAGTGGACAAAGCTCCTTGCTATAATGCCCGAGCCAgcctacttccactgtgcagcagTTACCCCG gctgGCTGTATGTATATCCATGGAGGTGTAGTTAATATCCAACAAAACAAGCGGACTGGATCCTTGTTTAAAATCTGGCTGGTAGTCCCCAGCCTCTTAGAACTGTGTTGGGAAAACTTGCTGAAACATTTCCCCCAGCTTGCTCACCTTcccaccaatcagcttctacagcTTGGACTGTCACAGGGGCTAATTGAGAGGTTAAAATAA